The proteins below come from a single Ruegeria sp. THAF33 genomic window:
- a CDS encoding YciI family protein, whose product MLIALIARDKPDALQTRLDNRSAHLAYIEETGVVSQAGPLLNGDAMIGSLIILDVEDPAAAQSWADGDPYAKAGLFQSVELIPWKKVIG is encoded by the coding sequence ATGCTGATCGCCCTCATCGCTCGTGACAAACCCGACGCGTTGCAAACCCGATTAGACAACCGCTCGGCCCACCTAGCCTATATCGAAGAAACCGGCGTCGTGTCACAGGCCGGACCGTTGCTGAACGGTGACGCCATGATCGGTTCATTGATAATCCTCGATGTGGAAGACCCGGCCGCCGCACAATCGTGGGCCGACGGCGACCCTTACGCGAAGGCAGGATTGTTCCAATCGGTTGAGCTGATCCCGTGGAAAAAGGTGATCGGTTGA
- a CDS encoding uroporphyrinogen-III synthase yields the protein MTRPRAASERFVAQLPTRTKSRVQVIYSPIMEIRPLPVEVETEGVQGLIFTSANAVNAAALKGVDRNLPAFCVGPTTTSTAKGCGWRAELVGATAEELVGHLLKRRPKSPLLHLRGENTRGNVAGRLTESGLTVGELPVYQQLLLPLTSEVTRVADLDSPVIAPLFSPRTARHFADIWTGSAPLWLAAISQATADPLYSLDYARLKIAKKPTPKKMRKAVKKLVKHALRVEGGAVPD from the coding sequence ATGACCCGCCCGCGCGCTGCCTCTGAACGGTTCGTCGCGCAGCTGCCGACCCGCACCAAATCCCGGGTTCAGGTCATCTATTCTCCGATCATGGAAATCCGGCCGTTGCCGGTCGAGGTTGAGACCGAGGGTGTGCAGGGATTGATTTTCACGTCGGCCAATGCGGTGAATGCGGCAGCCCTGAAAGGTGTGGACCGCAACCTGCCCGCTTTCTGCGTCGGACCGACAACGACCAGCACAGCGAAGGGTTGCGGCTGGCGGGCCGAACTGGTCGGGGCCACGGCGGAAGAACTGGTGGGACATCTGCTTAAGCGGAGGCCCAAAAGCCCGTTGTTGCATTTGAGGGGTGAGAACACGCGCGGCAATGTTGCCGGTCGACTGACCGAATCCGGCCTGACCGTGGGGGAACTGCCAGTCTACCAGCAATTGCTGTTGCCGCTAACATCCGAAGTGACCCGGGTGGCAGATCTGGATTCGCCAGTAATCGCACCGCTTTTTTCGCCAAGAACGGCGCGACATTTTGCCGATATTTGGACCGGATCCGCGCCTTTGTGGTTGGCTGCAATCAGCCAGGCCACGGCGGATCCCCTTTATTCATTGGACTATGCACGCCTGAAGATCGCAAAGAAGCCGACACCAAAGAAAATGCGTAAGGCTGTCAAAAAGCTTGTGAAACATGCGTTGCGGGTTGAGGGCGGCGCGGTCCCCGATTAA
- the ahcY gene encoding adenosylhomocysteinase → MAGDYIVKDISLAGFGRKELDIAETEMPGLMSLRAEYGDSKPLKGARIVGSLHMTIQTGVLIETLVALGADVRWASCNIFSTQDHAAAAIAEAGIPVFAVKGQTLEEHWDYLDKSFLFEEGPNMILDDGGDATLYILLGARAEAGEDIIPVPGSEEEEVIKKQIAKRMAASPGWFTKMRDQIKGVSEETTTGVNRLYQLVKDGHLPFPAINVNDSVTKSKFDNKYGCKESLVDGIRRATDTMMAGKVAVVCGYGDVGKGSAASLRGAGARVKVTEVDPICALQAAMDGFEVTLLEDEVASADIFITTTGNKDVIRIEHMREMKDMAIVGNIGHFDNEIQVASLKNHKWTNIKEQVDMIEMPSGNRIILLSEGRLLNLGNATGHPSFVMSASFTNQVLAQIELFTKGDQYENKVYILPKHLDEKVARLHLDRIGVKLTQMDADQAAYIGVKPEGPYKPEHYRY, encoded by the coding sequence ATGGCCGGGGACTATATCGTTAAAGACATTTCATTGGCTGGCTTTGGCCGCAAAGAGCTGGACATAGCCGAAACCGAGATGCCGGGCCTGATGTCCCTGCGCGCGGAATACGGCGACAGCAAGCCGTTGAAAGGGGCGCGCATCGTCGGGTCGTTGCACATGACCATCCAGACGGGCGTTCTGATCGAAACGCTGGTGGCGCTGGGCGCGGATGTGCGCTGGGCGTCGTGCAACATCTTCTCGACCCAGGACCACGCCGCCGCCGCGATTGCCGAGGCGGGTATTCCCGTCTTCGCCGTCAAGGGCCAGACACTGGAAGAGCACTGGGATTATCTGGACAAATCTTTCCTGTTCGAGGAAGGCCCGAACATGATCCTGGATGATGGCGGCGATGCAACGCTGTACATCCTGCTGGGTGCCCGTGCCGAAGCGGGCGAGGACATCATCCCTGTTCCGGGTTCGGAAGAGGAAGAGGTGATCAAGAAGCAGATCGCCAAGCGTATGGCGGCAAGCCCGGGCTGGTTCACAAAGATGCGGGACCAGATCAAGGGTGTTTCCGAGGAAACCACCACCGGAGTGAACCGCCTGTATCAGCTGGTGAAAGACGGCCACCTGCCGTTCCCGGCGATCAACGTGAATGACAGCGTCACCAAGTCGAAATTCGACAACAAATACGGCTGCAAGGAATCGCTGGTCGACGGTATCCGCCGCGCCACCGACACGATGATGGCCGGCAAGGTTGCAGTGGTCTGCGGTTACGGTGATGTGGGCAAAGGCTCGGCCGCGTCGTTGCGCGGTGCTGGTGCCCGTGTGAAAGTCACCGAAGTCGACCCGATCTGCGCCCTGCAAGCCGCGATGGACGGTTTCGAAGTGACCCTGCTGGAAGACGAAGTCGCCAGCGCGGATATCTTCATCACGACCACCGGCAACAAGGACGTGATCCGCATCGAGCATATGCGCGAGATGAAGGACATGGCCATCGTCGGCAACATCGGCCACTTCGACAACGAAATTCAGGTGGCCAGCCTGAAGAACCACAAATGGACCAACATCAAGGAACAGGTGGACATGATCGAGATGCCCTCGGGCAACCGCATCATCCTGTTGTCCGAAGGCCGTCTGCTGAACCTGGGCAACGCCACCGGGCACCCGTCCTTCGTGATGTCGGCCTCGTTCACCAACCAGGTTCTGGCCCAGATCGAGCTGTTCACCAAGGGTGACCAGTACGAGAACAAGGTCTACATCCTGCCCAAGCATCTGGATGAGAAAGTGGCCCGCCTGCATCTGGATCGCATCGGCGTGAAGCTGACCCAGATGGATGCGGATCAGGCCGCTTACATCGGTGTCAAACCGGAAGGTCCGTACAAGCCGGAACACTACCGCTACTGA
- a CDS encoding COG4223 family protein encodes MAGKKKSEEKPVETPKADDVVEPELQQEDTPVDPTETVEEELSEAEAEAEAEAEAEAEAEAEAEAEAEAEAEAEAEAEAEAEAEASTEDTAPAEEKVVERVVEKRGGFVSALLGGAIAAAVGFALGNGGLLSTGSDSSDTLATLESKLADQSDQIAKLSQALANSPDDAGLTDQVKALSDKLTPVESDLSAIKSTVDTLSGQIGPLSDRIATLEKTPIESSVSPESMAAFEAELKKLQDSLASQRAEVEKMVSDAQALEAKASADAQAAANAAVLSRLHGQLDAGQPYSDLVAELKAGGVDVPDALSGPAEKGVETLSSLRDSFAPAARTALAQVREADKGTGLIAFLQRQTGARSVTPQEGDGPDAILSRAQAALADGDLAKALSELKSLPEAAQAAMSDWEQAAQTRVAAVDAANTLASSLNSN; translated from the coding sequence GTGGCTGGTAAGAAAAAGTCCGAAGAAAAGCCGGTGGAAACCCCCAAGGCAGATGACGTCGTCGAACCCGAACTGCAACAGGAAGATACACCTGTTGACCCGACTGAGACCGTAGAAGAAGAACTTTCCGAAGCCGAAGCCGAAGCCGAAGCCGAAGCCGAAGCCGAAGCCGAAGCCGAAGCCGAAGCCGAAGCCGAAGCCGAAGCCGAAGCCGAAGCCGAAGCCGAAGCCGAAGCCGAAGCCGAAGCCGAAGCGTCGACTGAAGATACTGCCCCGGCCGAAGAAAAAGTGGTCGAGCGTGTCGTTGAAAAGCGTGGCGGATTTGTTTCCGCTTTGCTGGGCGGTGCCATCGCTGCCGCCGTCGGGTTTGCGCTGGGTAATGGCGGGCTGTTGTCAACTGGCTCGGACAGCTCGGATACCTTGGCGACGTTGGAATCCAAACTGGCAGACCAGTCCGACCAGATTGCCAAGCTGTCTCAGGCGCTTGCAAACAGTCCGGATGATGCTGGTCTGACGGATCAGGTCAAAGCGCTGTCCGACAAATTGACACCCGTGGAAAGTGACCTGAGTGCGATCAAATCCACTGTGGATACGCTGTCAGGCCAGATCGGACCATTGTCAGACCGCATTGCGACGCTTGAGAAAACCCCGATCGAATCCAGCGTGTCGCCCGAATCCATGGCCGCGTTCGAAGCTGAGCTTAAGAAGCTTCAGGACTCGCTGGCCTCGCAACGGGCCGAGGTTGAAAAAATGGTTTCCGACGCTCAGGCGCTGGAGGCGAAAGCATCAGCTGATGCGCAGGCCGCGGCCAATGCCGCCGTTCTGTCGCGCTTGCATGGGCAACTGGATGCGGGTCAGCCCTATTCCGATCTGGTTGCAGAACTGAAAGCAGGCGGTGTGGATGTGCCGGATGCCCTGTCCGGGCCGGCTGAGAAGGGTGTTGAAACACTCTCTTCTCTGCGCGACAGTTTCGCGCCTGCGGCCCGAACCGCGCTGGCCCAAGTCCGTGAAGCCGACAAGGGCACCGGCCTGATCGCATTCCTGCAACGTCAAACGGGCGCGCGCTCGGTCACGCCCCAGGAAGGGGATGGGCCAGATGCCATCCTGTCACGGGCACAGGCTGCGCTTGCGGACGGAGACCTGGCCAAAGCCTTGAGCGAACTGAAATCACTTCCCGAAGCGGCACAGGCTGCAATGTCCGATTGGGAACAGGCGGCCCAAACACGGGTCGCCGCCGTCGATGCGGCGAATACACTGGCTTCCAGCCTGAACTCGAACTGA
- a CDS encoding HD domain-containing protein: MATQPRAWQRMLSGRRLDLLDPTPVDIEIEDIAHGLAFVARWNGQTNGDFAYSVAEHSLLVEEIFGRIAPKAPMKWRLAALLHDAPEYVIGDMISPVKSAVGPDYGALDDRLAAAIHIRFGLPAEVPKTVKRQIKKADKISAWMEATQIAGFSEAEATKFFGRPDRGIVAGLQIRLRPPVEVRHAFTARHAELIAQI; this comes from the coding sequence ATGGCAACACAACCCAGAGCGTGGCAAAGGATGCTGTCGGGCCGCAGGCTGGACCTTCTGGACCCGACACCGGTGGATATCGAGATTGAAGACATCGCACACGGCCTTGCCTTTGTCGCTCGTTGGAACGGTCAGACAAACGGCGATTTCGCTTATTCCGTGGCCGAACATTCCCTGCTGGTTGAAGAGATTTTTGGCCGTATTGCCCCCAAAGCACCCATGAAATGGCGTTTGGCGGCCCTGTTACATGACGCGCCCGAATATGTGATCGGCGATATGATCTCACCCGTGAAATCCGCCGTCGGCCCAGACTACGGCGCGTTGGACGACCGGCTGGCGGCAGCAATCCATATACGGTTTGGACTACCGGCTGAGGTCCCAAAAACGGTGAAGCGCCAGATCAAGAAGGCCGACAAGATCAGCGCCTGGATGGAGGCGACACAGATTGCCGGGTTTTCCGAGGCCGAAGCCACGAAATTCTTTGGCCGCCCGGACAGGGGGATCGTGGCGGGTTTACAGATCAGGCTGCGACCCCCGGTCGAGGTGCGGCACGCCTTTACGGCGCGGCACGCAGAATTGATCGCTCAGATCTGA
- the tsaD gene encoding tRNA (adenosine(37)-N6)-threonylcarbamoyltransferase complex transferase subunit TsaD: protein MVQTLTVLGLESSCDDTAAAIVRQTTGAKAEILSSVVHGQTELHSPFGGVVPEIAARAHAEKLDVCVLQALDTAGLSLKDVDAVAVTAGPGLIGGVMSGVMCAKGISAATGLPLVGVNHLAGHALTPRLTDNIAFPYLMLLVSGGHCQFLIAHGPEHFTRLGGTIDDAPGEAFDKTARLLGLPQPGGPSVEAEARAGDPKRFRFPRPLLDRPGCDLSFSGLKTALMRMRDQIVNEKGGLTRQDRADLCAGFQQAIVDTLAEKTRRAIDLYLETSPSEPVIAVAGGVAANSAIRSALESVCAEKNTQFTAPPLALCTDNAAMIAYAGLERFRAGARDGLDLTARPRWPLDQHSPAMLGGGKKGAKA from the coding sequence ATGGTGCAAACACTTACCGTATTGGGATTGGAAAGCAGCTGCGACGATACCGCCGCGGCCATCGTGCGTCAAACAACGGGCGCCAAAGCCGAAATCCTGTCATCCGTGGTACATGGCCAAACCGAACTGCACAGCCCTTTTGGTGGCGTCGTGCCCGAGATCGCGGCCCGGGCGCATGCGGAAAAGCTGGATGTCTGCGTTCTGCAAGCGCTGGACACCGCTGGTCTTTCCCTGAAGGACGTGGACGCCGTTGCGGTCACCGCGGGGCCGGGTCTGATCGGAGGGGTCATGTCGGGCGTCATGTGCGCCAAGGGGATCAGTGCGGCAACCGGTCTGCCGCTGGTGGGTGTCAATCACCTTGCCGGTCACGCGTTGACACCACGACTGACGGACAACATTGCCTTCCCCTACCTGATGCTTCTGGTGTCTGGCGGCCACTGCCAATTCCTGATCGCCCACGGGCCCGAGCATTTTACCCGCCTTGGCGGCACCATCGACGATGCGCCGGGCGAGGCCTTCGACAAAACCGCCCGCCTTCTGGGTCTGCCGCAACCTGGTGGCCCTTCCGTCGAAGCCGAGGCGCGCGCCGGTGATCCCAAACGATTCCGGTTTCCAAGGCCGCTTCTGGACCGGCCCGGTTGCGATCTGTCCTTTTCGGGATTGAAAACGGCTTTGATGCGGATGCGCGACCAGATCGTGAACGAAAAGGGTGGTTTGACGCGCCAGGATCGCGCAGATCTGTGCGCCGGATTCCAGCAGGCTATTGTGGACACATTGGCCGAAAAGACCCGGCGTGCGATTGATTTGTATCTGGAAACCTCTCCGTCTGAACCCGTGATTGCCGTTGCCGGAGGGGTTGCCGCGAACTCGGCCATTCGGTCCGCATTAGAGTCTGTTTGTGCTGAAAAAAATACCCAATTTACCGCCCCCCCGTTGGCGTTGTGCACGGACAATGCGGCGATGATTGCCTATGCTGGCCTGGAACGCTTTCGTGCCGGCGCGCGGGATGGGCTGGACCTGACCGCCCGCCCTCGCTGGCCTCTGGATCAGCACAGCCCGGCCATGCTGGGCGGTGGCAAGAAAGGGGCCAAGGCATGA
- a CDS encoding extensin family protein, with the protein MTQKSGRRRYLYLAASFFFRLAVVVILLGGGVWWVLAHPETPIPSHWNPLRDLKVTAPITPVTKLQLNRALASEAQCRAALEDAGVRFEAMADLVVDQNCGIAGRGRLTKLVTSGIEDVETSCATALRLTMWEHHVVQPAARDLLGTTVSRLRHIGSYNCRPMRTAQGENSGWSSHARADSIDIVGVDTFDGRTLTLLSNWQGSGPEGAFFRRIWRGACGWFRVVLGPDFNRLHADHFHLQGPGWGYCR; encoded by the coding sequence ATGACGCAGAAATCTGGGCGCCGCCGGTATTTGTACCTGGCGGCGTCTTTCTTTTTCAGGCTGGCGGTTGTTGTGATCCTTTTGGGCGGTGGTGTCTGGTGGGTGTTGGCGCATCCCGAAACGCCGATACCGTCACATTGGAACCCGTTGCGTGATCTGAAGGTAACCGCCCCGATTACACCCGTCACCAAGCTCCAACTGAACCGCGCACTGGCCAGCGAAGCACAGTGTCGGGCCGCTCTGGAAGACGCAGGTGTTCGGTTTGAGGCGATGGCGGACTTGGTTGTCGATCAGAATTGCGGCATCGCCGGTCGGGGTCGTCTGACCAAATTGGTGACATCAGGGATTGAGGATGTTGAAACCAGTTGCGCCACGGCTTTGCGCCTGACCATGTGGGAACATCACGTCGTGCAGCCCGCCGCACGCGATCTGCTTGGGACCACCGTTTCCCGATTGCGCCACATCGGCAGTTACAATTGCCGCCCCATGCGCACTGCGCAGGGTGAAAACAGTGGGTGGAGCAGCCATGCCCGCGCGGATTCGATAGATATCGTCGGTGTGGATACCTTTGACGGTCGGACGCTGACCTTGTTGTCAAACTGGCAGGGCTCGGGACCGGAAGGCGCCTTTTTTCGACGGATCTGGCGCGGGGCCTGCGGTTGGTTTCGCGTGGTTCTTGGGCCCGATTTCAATCGTTTGCACGCGGATCATTTCCACTTGCAAGGCCCGGGGTGGGGCTATTGCCGCTAG
- a CDS encoding NAD(P)H-dependent glycerol-3-phosphate dehydrogenase, whose translation MSVSVLGSGAFGTALAISLAGNGPVTLWSRNADRAQQMRETRENATRLPNITLPGDINVTGDIAEALTADTLLLAVPMQKLRSALQDHAPALRGKTLVACCKGIELTSGLGPVAVIKEGVPDASVALLTGPSFADDIAHGLPTALTLACEDTELGKALQAELTTANLRLYRTTDTIGAELGGALKNVMAIGCGAAIGAGLGDSARAALMTRGFAEMQRFAAMRGARPDTLMGLSGLGDLVLTCSSELSRNYRFGLSLGLNQPFDSQTTVEGVATARAMSDIAAKEGLDMPISATVADLSHGAYSVTEAIQNLLNRPLKEE comes from the coding sequence ATGAGCGTATCCGTCCTGGGCTCCGGTGCGTTTGGCACTGCTCTGGCTATCTCGCTGGCAGGCAATGGGCCAGTGACACTGTGGTCAAGAAACGCCGATCGGGCGCAGCAGATGCGCGAGACGCGCGAAAATGCAACCCGGCTGCCCAACATAACCTTGCCCGGGGACATCAATGTGACTGGGGATATCGCCGAGGCGCTCACGGCTGACACGCTTTTGTTGGCTGTGCCAATGCAGAAATTGCGCAGCGCTTTGCAAGATCACGCCCCGGCCCTGCGCGGCAAGACTCTGGTGGCCTGCTGCAAGGGAATTGAACTGACCTCGGGGCTTGGACCTGTCGCGGTCATCAAAGAGGGCGTGCCGGATGCCAGCGTCGCGCTTCTGACCGGGCCCAGTTTTGCAGATGACATTGCACATGGCCTGCCCACCGCTCTGACGCTGGCTTGCGAGGATACCGAACTTGGCAAGGCGCTTCAGGCCGAGCTGACGACGGCGAACCTGCGCCTTTACCGCACCACAGACACGATCGGCGCCGAACTTGGCGGCGCGCTGAAGAATGTCATGGCCATTGGCTGCGGTGCCGCCATCGGCGCAGGTCTGGGAGACAGCGCCCGGGCGGCCTTGATGACCCGCGGGTTTGCCGAGATGCAGCGCTTTGCCGCGATGCGCGGCGCGCGCCCCGACACCCTGATGGGCTTGTCCGGGTTGGGGGATCTTGTGCTGACCTGCTCTTCCGAACTGTCCCGAAACTATCGTTTTGGCCTGAGTTTGGGTCTGAATCAGCCCTTTGACAGCCAAACAACGGTCGAAGGCGTCGCCACCGCTCGTGCCATGTCGGACATTGCCGCCAAGGAAGGGCTGGATATGCCCATCAGCGCCACGGTGGCGGACCTGAGCCATGGCGCCTACAGTGTCACCGAGGCCATTCAAAACCTATTAAATCGACCCCTCAAGGAGGAATAA
- a CDS encoding EVE domain-containing protein, with the protein MAYWLFKSEPSTWSWDQQVAKGDAGEEWDGVRNYQARNFMRQMKVGDRGFFYHSQKDKSVVGIVEVCAEAHPDSTTDDERWECVDIKAVRPFSKPVTLDQIKADERLANMVLVKNSRLSVQPVTEDEWRVICMLGETQPD; encoded by the coding sequence ATGGCCTATTGGTTGTTCAAGTCGGAACCGTCGACCTGGAGTTGGGATCAGCAAGTCGCAAAGGGCGACGCGGGCGAGGAATGGGACGGTGTCCGCAATTATCAGGCGCGCAATTTCATGCGTCAGATGAAGGTTGGGGACCGGGGGTTCTTCTACCATTCGCAAAAGGACAAGTCCGTTGTTGGCATTGTCGAGGTCTGTGCCGAGGCCCATCCCGACAGCACCACCGATGATGAACGGTGGGAGTGTGTCGACATCAAAGCCGTGCGGCCCTTTTCCAAACCCGTAACGCTGGACCAGATCAAGGCGGACGAGCGTCTGGCCAACATGGTGCTGGTGAAGAACTCTCGTTTGTCGGTGCAACCCGTGACCGAGGATGAATGGCGGGTGATTTGCATGCTGGGTGAAACCCAGCCTGACTGA
- a CDS encoding DUF2853 family protein: MGKRDELIAKYAEDLKTKCGMDPDMDLLTKVTIGCGPAIYDADAATVAASQDSELETVKNNFLIKKLGLADGPELMEGINKAMETYGMSERNKYRAVVYYVLTKHFGKESVYS, translated from the coding sequence ATGGGCAAGCGCGACGAGCTGATCGCCAAATACGCAGAAGACCTGAAAACCAAATGCGGGATGGACCCCGATATGGACCTGCTGACCAAGGTCACCATCGGTTGTGGTCCGGCGATCTATGACGCAGATGCGGCAACTGTCGCGGCCAGCCAGGACTCGGAACTGGAAACCGTCAAGAACAACTTCCTGATCAAAAAGCTGGGTCTGGCAGATGGCCCCGAGCTGATGGAAGGGATCAACAAAGCCATGGAAACCTACGGCATGTCCGAGCGCAACAAGTACCGTGCCGTTGTCTATTATGTTTTGACCAAGCATTTCGGAAAAGAATCCGTTTACAGCTGA